The sequence below is a genomic window from Deinococcus cellulosilyticus NBRC 106333 = KACC 11606.
AAAGGGTGTGCGGTGGTGTCCAGACGGGAGAACTCAGGAGAGAGCCCCAGATCCCGGGCCACCCGCATGGCAAACTCCTTCTGCTTCTCTGCAGCCAGAGGGCGGTTCAGGATGCTGTAATCGGTGGCATCCCCTGCATCGATCACAGCACGCAGCAGAGGGAGGGTGTCTTTGCGCAGGTTGGCAAAGGTCTCCCGCACTTCACTGACCTTCGCACCCTGCTCGTAATCATCGAGGGCTGCATTGTAAGGGTGCTCCTCATAGCCCATCAGTTCTGCATACTCACGGGCCAGATCAAACATCTCCTGCAGGTGGTCCTGAAACAGGGAGAAGTTGGATTCCTTGCGGGCCCTGATCCAGGCATGGTGGGCACGGTTGCGGGCCAGGGTCTGGCGCTCCACAAAATCCAGCGGCAGACGGGTCAGTTTGCCGTAATCCCGACGGGCCACCCGAATCATGGCTGCATCGGCAGAGCCCTCCTCCAGAGAAGCTTCATGGTCGTTGAGGTCACTGAGCAGGTTCCCCAGTTTCTCACTGGTGGAGGTCTCATGGGAGATTTTCGCAAGGGTGGCCATCTGGCGGGCCCTGGACTCTGCACCCTTTTCAGGCATGTAGGTTTCCTGATCCCAGCTCAGGAGGCCCAGTGTGCCATTCAGGTCACTGATCTGGCCCAGGATGTTTTTCAGTTCTTTCAGCTGTTCCATGGGCAAAACATACCATGTCTAGAACAGGGGCCGGATAGGTGAAACAGCTTATGGGCCGAGAGCTTGTAGGGGCGGACTGTCGGCTTGCCCTGAACTGACAGAACTCTGAAATGACTTCTCAAATGGGATCTTTCCAGGAAATGATTTCCAGCCCGGTGGTGTTCAGTGTTCCCAGCAACAGGACATGAGGGACCCCATGAAACCAGGCTCCTTGTTTGTTCTGGCGATGCAGTGTCCTGTACCAGTCCCATGTAACTGCAGGCAGTCCATCAAGTTCCTGATAACCTGTACAGTCCATCTGCTTGACTGCACCATCAGACTGATAAATCACTGCAGGCATCTGATCCAGAACAGCTGCGGGAATTTTGAACCATCTGGTGTCTCCCAGCTCTTTCCCGAGACTCTGCCATGCCTGATAAACCAGATGAGGGTGCACTGGTGCACAATGCAGCACATCATTCCACAGGCAGTTCAGCAACTGAATTCTGCGCTCAAGAAGATGTTCTCTTCCCTGATATTTCTTTCTGGCCTGCAAAGCAATCTCTGGAAAAAAATTCTGAAGTTGATTGAGGGGATAAAGCACATTGCCTTGCATGTGCTCAGGACACTGATGGTAAAGGAACATGCAAGACAGCATATGCAGATCTGAATTATTCAAATGGAAAATCCATCATGGTGATGAAAATCCAGATCTGCTACAGTTGGTGCATCCGAAAAGCAAATGCTACAGCTCCTCGATCCAGCCCTCGGCCTTTATTGCCAGCGTTCCCGATCCTCGGTTTTCTCTCCCAGAATGATTGGACGAATTTCTCCGAGCAGGTACAGGCTTCCTGCAACCAGCGAGAGACCCCCAGGAAGCAATTTCAAAGCTTCTTCTGGAGTTGCAGCGACCTGAGCTGGAGCACTGAAGTACGTTTTCAGGGTTTCTGGATCTGCGGCTCTGGGGCTGAGAACCGCACGGGTGAGGATCACTTCGGAGGCCATAGAATTCAGTTCTGCGGCCACTTTTGTGATGTCCTTGTCTGCTGCTGCACCGAAAACCACCGGGAGTTTTTCAACGCCCAGAGACCGCAAAGCCTGCACCAGTGCTGCTGCACCCTCTGGGTTGTGTGCTCCATCCAGCAAGACTTTTTTGCCTTGCCAGTCCAGCAATTCCATGCGGGCAGGCCACTGGACCTTTAAATGGTCTGGCACTTTGTGGCCCAGGGCAAGGGCCGCACTTGCGGCGAGTGCGGTGTTGCGGATCTGGTACCGTCCGATCAGGTTGGAGGAGGTCTGTGCAGAGCCCCAGGGGGTTTTGACGGTCACAGTGATCCCTTCCCAGGCATTTTCCCGACCCTCAAATTCCAGGTCTTCCCCTAAAACATGCAGGTGTGTTCCCCTGAGCACAGCCTGGTCCCGCAGGGTTTCGAGGCCTTCCCCGGTGGCTCCGGTGAGGGTGGGAAGTTGTGGGCGCATGATGCCTGATTTCTCGAAAGCAATCTGGGGCAGGGTGTCACCCAGGAACTGGGTGTGGTCGAGTCCAATGCTGCTGATCACGCTCAGCACGGGATCGAGGGCATTGGTCGAATCAAATCGGCCTCCCATGCCAACCTCCATCACCGCAATCTCCACCCCATGTTTTTGAAAGAGCACACAGGCCAGTGCAGTGATGATCTCAAAAAAGCTGGCTCCGACTTCTTCGGCAAGGGGCTTCAGGGTTTTGAGGGCTTCTCTGACCTCCTCTTCGGACAGTTCCTGTCCGGCAACCCGGAAACGTTCGGTGAAGCGGGTCAGGTGAGGGCTGGTGAAGAGTCCGGTTTTTGTTCCCCCAGCACGCAAAATGGCTTCAAGGGTGGCACTGGTGGACCCCTTGCCATTGGTCCCTCCGATCAGGACCGTTCTGAAGACCTGTTCCGGGTGGTCCAGCAACTGCAAGAGTCTCTGGATGCGCTCCAGGCCAGGTTTGATGCTGCTCTGTCTTGCAAAGAGCCAGTCAAGAAGATTCACGTTTTCAGTTTAGGGGTTTTGTTTGGGCTCCAATGTGCCCCACTTCGTAACCATCCAGAACAAACTTCGAAAGCCAGAAATGCTTTCCTGTGGCTGGTTTTTCTGAGAGATTTGGTGTACTGCAAACATTTTTTATCGGTAAAGCTATTGACAACGTTTTCAAGTTGCGTTACATTGACTCTACATCCTCAACCAACCCCACGTCTGCTGGCTGCAAGACATCTTTTTGCATGGCCAGGAGAGGACATCCATGAGCAGAAATGTCACCATCAAAGACATCGCCAAAGTGGCCGGTGTGTCGATCAGCACGGTTTCTCGCATTTTAAACAATGCACCGCTGGTCACCCCCGAGAAACGCCAGAAGGTCCTGGAAGTGATTGGTCAACTGGGTTATGAACCCAACGCCAGTGCCCAGGGTCTGGTGCGTGGCAAGTCGATGACGGTGGGCGTGCTGACCCAGGACATCGCCTCTCCCTTCTACAACGAGGTGGCACGGGGGATTGATGTGGGATTTTCCGGCACGGGCTACCAGCCCATTTTTGTCAACGGCCACTGGGAAGCGCAGGATGAAGCCAGTGCTGTTGCCGCCCTCATTCGCCGTCAGGTGGACGGACTGATCATTCTGGGAGGACGCTTACCCGAACAACAGTTGCACGCCTTGAGTGAACGCTTTCCCCTCATTCTTGTGGGCCGTTACGTGCCCGGTCTGGAACACTGCTGCATGCGTGTGGACGACCTGCAGGGCGCTTACCTTGCCACCAGACACCTGCTGGAACTCGGCCACCGCAGAATTGCCCACATTGCCGGGATCACCTCTCACCGGGACGCTGTGGAACGCTTTGAAGGCTACCGCATGGCCCTCACAGACGCCGGAATTGATTTTGATGAAAGTCTGGTCTATGAGGGTGAGTTCGACGAGCCCTCCGGCATTCTGGCCGTGGAATCCTGGGTCACCAAAGGGGTCCACTTCAGCGCCATTTTCGCTGCCAACGACCAGATGGCCTACGGAGCAAGACTCGCCCTGTACCGCAGGGGCATCCGGGTTCCCGAGGATGTCTCACTGGTCGGCTATGACGACCTGCCTGCCTCCAGTTTTTCCCTCCCCCCACTGACCTCCATGCACCAGCCCCTCTTTGAGATGGGGGAACTTGCAGCACAGACCATACTCACACGTCTTCAGGACCAGGACTGCGAAATCCCGCAGATTGCGGTGACGCTCAGCGTCCGTGAGTCCACCCGCTACCACCGCAGGTAACACGCTTTAAACCAACCCCAGACAACTGAAAACGTTTTCAGTCCAGTGCACTGATCGGCGCTGGACAGGAGGTTCTGCATGTCACAAAAAGTCCGATCCACCCACGCCCTGCTCATCGGCCTCAGCCTGCTGGTTGCCAGCTGCGGAAACGTTGCTCCCCAGCGCAACAGCCACACCGAAGTGACCGCCCAGGACTGGGGCACCAGCCCTCCTCCCGGCTCCAAGGGTGGACCCACCAACAACAACGGGGTGATCCTCAGCCCGGCCCTGACCACCAACGGCGCATCCAAAGGGAAAGCCCCCACCAACGAATTCTGGTCCTCTCTGATCTTCAAACGCTGGGCAGGCAACAACTACTCCGAGAACATGTTTGCCCACCCGCTGTCCATGAAAGCCAAGAACAGCGGTCTGGAAATCAGCTACCCCACCCAGCTGGAAATCGTGGGCGCCACCGGACTGGAAAAATACCAGTACGCCCACATCCCCGACTTCACCATGGGCATCGTTGGCCTGAATGCACCTGATGCCAAAGTGGACGACTACGGCGACTGGACCGTCACCAGCTACCACAGCGATGGCACACGCACCCTGAAAGCGACTTTTGGGCACGGCCTGCCCTTCGTGTATGCCACCAAAACCGGAGGAGATGCCCAGATCAGTTTCATTGCCACCCCCACCGTGTGGAGCAACCAGGGCAATGTGCTCGGCGTGACCATCAACGGACGCCACTACGGCATCTTCGCTCCCACAGGAGCGACCTGGAACATCAGTGGCACCAACGTCACCTCCAACCTGGCAGGCAAAGACTACTACTCCATCGCTGCCCTGCCCAACAACTCCGTCACCACCCTGAACGACTACAAGACCTACGCTTACAACTTCGTCACGGGCAGCACGGTGACCTGGACTTACAACGCCTCCACCGCCACCCTCACCACCAACTTCAACCTCACCACCACCGCCAAAGAAGGCACCGCCAGTGGGACCCTGCAGGCCCTGTACCGCCACCAGTGGATGAACTCATCCAATGTCAACACCTCCTACACCTACGTGTCCCCCAGAGGTGAAATGCGCGTGGTGAGGGGCAACAGTTTCTCCATGAACCAGAAGTTCCAGGGGGTGCTGCCCTACTTCCCGGACAACGGCAGTGCCAACACCCTCAGCAAGACCGAACTGGCCAACTACGTGAACCAGGCCAACACCTCTGCCACCCTGAACCCCACCGGAGACTCCTACTGGGTCGGTAAAGGCCTGGGCAAACTGGCAGAACTGGTGCCCCTCGCAGAGCAGGTCGGCAATACCGCTGCACAGACCGCCTTCCTGGACGCCATCCAGCGCGTGCTGCAGGACTGGCTCGACGGTCAGGGCAGCAACTACTTCTACTACAACCCCACCTGGGGCACCCTGATTGGCTACCCTCAGGGCTACGGCTCTGAAGAAGAACTCAACGACCACCACTTCCACTGGGGTTACTTCATCAAAGCTGCTGCGCTCCTCGCCAAGTACCGCCCAAGCTGGGTGAACGGAGCCACACCGCAGGGCAAGACGTGGGGGGCCAGCATCAACGACCTGATCATGGACGCTGCCAACTGGACCACCAACACCAGCCAGTTCCCCAGACTCAGAAGCTTCGATCCCTACGCCGGTCACTCCTGGGCCGCAGGACACTCCGGATTCGCAGCAGGCAACAACCAGGAGTCCAGCAGCGAAGACATGAACTTCTCCTCTGCACTGGTCCAGTGGGGCGCCGTGACGGGCAACAATGCTGTGCGTGACCTGGGGATCTTCCTGTACACCAACGAAACCGCAGCCATCGAGCAGTACTGGTTCAACCAGTCCGGCCCTGGCACGGTGTTCCCCGCAAGCTACAACAAACCCGCAGTGGGCATGGTGTGGGGCGACGGCGGAGCCTACTCCACCTGGTTCTCCCCCGAGAAGGAAATGATTCAGGGCATCAACTTCCTGCCCATCCAGGCTGGAAGCCTCTACCTGGGCAGAAACCCCAACTACCTGAAGACCAACTACGACTTCCTGGGCAGAGAGCCCAACGTCTGGAAGGACATCTTCTGGCAGGTCTACAGCATGTACGACGCTGCAGGGGCCGTCAGCAAATTCAATGCCCAGGCCAGCACCTACACCCCGGAAGAAGGCGAATCCAAGGCCCACACCTACCAGTTCATTCACAGCCTGAACGCCATGGGACAGGTGGACACCTCCGTCACCGCCAACATCCCCACCTACGGCGTGTTCAAGAAGGGCACCACCAAGACCTACGTCGCTTACAACCCTGGCACGGCCAACGTCACCGTCAACTTCTCCGACGGCTTCAACATGGTCGTTGGACCCAAACAGGTGCTCTCCAGCAGAGGCAGCAACCCCTGCGGAACCGACACCACTGCTCCCAGCATTCCTGCAGGCCTGACCTCCCCCAGCAAGACCAGCACTTCTGTGAACCTCTCCTGGAGTGCTTCCACCGACAACTGTGGCGTTGCCAGTTACGAGGTCTACCAGAACAACGCCCTGAAGACCACCGTGACCGGCACCACGGCCAGCATCACTGGCCTGACCGCCAACACTGCCTACACCTTCAAAGTCCGAGCCAAGGACAATGCAGGCAACCTGTCCGCCTTCACCAGCGATCTGAGTGTCACCACCAACCCACCCAGCCCCTGCGACACCGACACCACCGCCCCCACCACCCCCGGTGCGCTCTCCAACCCCAGCAAGACCGACAGCAGCCTGACCATCTCCTGGGGTGCTTCCAGCGACACCTGCGGAGTGACCGCCTACGAGATCTACCAGAACGGCGTTCTGAAGACCACCGTGTCTGGCACCACCACCAGCACCACCATCACCGGACTGAGCGCCAACACCAGCTATGCCTTCAAAGTGCGCGCCAAAGATGCCAAGAACAACCTCTCGGCCTTCAACACCGAAGTGAGCTACACCACCTCCCCCATCACCACCCCCAACCTGCCCGGAACGGTGACCACCAACGGTGGAGCCATCGCCAACGGGACCAGCAAGTCCTTCCCTGTGAACGTGACAAGCAGCGGCACCTACCGTCTGTCCATCCAGAGCAGCTCCTCTGTCAACAGCAGGCTCATCAACGTCAGCTTCAACGGCACCAACTACGACCTGGCTGTGGACGCTGGACAGACGGTGATTGCAGACTTCCCCAACGTCGGCACCGGAGCCAAGACCATCGTGATCACCGCCAAGTCTGACAGTGTGGTCATCGGCAGCATCTCTGGAGCCAACCTGACCGGAGGCAACGTCTGCGACACCGACACCACCGCCCCCACCACCCCCACTGGCCTGACCTCCCCCAGCAAGACCAGCAGCAGTGTCAACCTCTCCTGGAGTGCTTCCAGTGACAACTGTGGCGTGACCGCCTACGAGGTGTACCAGAACGGCGCACTGAAGACCACCGTGACCGGAACCAGTGCCAGCATCACCGGGCTGACCGCCAACACCACTTACGCCTTCAAAGTCCGCGCCAAGGATGCCAAGAACAACCTCTCGGCCTTCACTGCAGACCTGAACGTCACCACCAGCACCGGAGCGACCAACGTCCCCGGAGTGGTGAGCACCAACGTGGGAGCCATTCCCAACGGCACCAACAAAACCTTCAGCCTGAACGTGCCCACCACCAGCAACGTGCGCATCCTGATCACCAGCAACAGCACCTTCAACAGCACCAGCTTCACCGTGAACTTCAACGGCACCACCATCCCCCTCTCTGTGAACGCCGGACAGACGGTGCCCATCGACTTCGCCGGCGTGGGTGCAGGGGTCAAGACCCTGACCATCACTGCCACTTCTGCGAACGTCTCCATCGGCAAACTCGAAACCCAGACCTACTGAGCCCTCTCTCCCCCTGCCCACTCCCCT
It includes:
- a CDS encoding bifunctional folylpolyglutamate synthase/dihydrofolate synthase encodes the protein MNLLDWLFARQSSIKPGLERIQRLLQLLDHPEQVFRTVLIGGTNGKGSTSATLEAILRAGGTKTGLFTSPHLTRFTERFRVAGQELSEEEVREALKTLKPLAEEVGASFFEIITALACVLFQKHGVEIAVMEVGMGGRFDSTNALDPVLSVISSIGLDHTQFLGDTLPQIAFEKSGIMRPQLPTLTGATGEGLETLRDQAVLRGTHLHVLGEDLEFEGRENAWEGITVTVKTPWGSAQTSSNLIGRYQIRNTALAASAALALGHKVPDHLKVQWPARMELLDWQGKKVLLDGAHNPEGAAALVQALRSLGVEKLPVVFGAAADKDITKVAAELNSMASEVILTRAVLSPRAADPETLKTYFSAPAQVAATPEEALKLLPGGLSLVAGSLYLLGEIRPIILGEKTEDRERWQ
- a CDS encoding LacI family DNA-binding transcriptional regulator, coding for MSRNVTIKDIAKVAGVSISTVSRILNNAPLVTPEKRQKVLEVIGQLGYEPNASAQGLVRGKSMTVGVLTQDIASPFYNEVARGIDVGFSGTGYQPIFVNGHWEAQDEASAVAALIRRQVDGLIILGGRLPEQQLHALSERFPLILVGRYVPGLEHCCMRVDDLQGAYLATRHLLELGHRRIAHIAGITSHRDAVERFEGYRMALTDAGIDFDESLVYEGEFDEPSGILAVESWVTKGVHFSAIFAANDQMAYGARLALYRRGIRVPEDVSLVGYDDLPASSFSLPPLTSMHQPLFEMGELAAQTILTRLQDQDCEIPQIAVTLSVRESTRYHRR
- a CDS encoding glycosyl hydrolase, with amino-acid sequence MSQKVRSTHALLIGLSLLVASCGNVAPQRNSHTEVTAQDWGTSPPPGSKGGPTNNNGVILSPALTTNGASKGKAPTNEFWSSLIFKRWAGNNYSENMFAHPLSMKAKNSGLEISYPTQLEIVGATGLEKYQYAHIPDFTMGIVGLNAPDAKVDDYGDWTVTSYHSDGTRTLKATFGHGLPFVYATKTGGDAQISFIATPTVWSNQGNVLGVTINGRHYGIFAPTGATWNISGTNVTSNLAGKDYYSIAALPNNSVTTLNDYKTYAYNFVTGSTVTWTYNASTATLTTNFNLTTTAKEGTASGTLQALYRHQWMNSSNVNTSYTYVSPRGEMRVVRGNSFSMNQKFQGVLPYFPDNGSANTLSKTELANYVNQANTSATLNPTGDSYWVGKGLGKLAELVPLAEQVGNTAAQTAFLDAIQRVLQDWLDGQGSNYFYYNPTWGTLIGYPQGYGSEEELNDHHFHWGYFIKAAALLAKYRPSWVNGATPQGKTWGASINDLIMDAANWTTNTSQFPRLRSFDPYAGHSWAAGHSGFAAGNNQESSSEDMNFSSALVQWGAVTGNNAVRDLGIFLYTNETAAIEQYWFNQSGPGTVFPASYNKPAVGMVWGDGGAYSTWFSPEKEMIQGINFLPIQAGSLYLGRNPNYLKTNYDFLGREPNVWKDIFWQVYSMYDAAGAVSKFNAQASTYTPEEGESKAHTYQFIHSLNAMGQVDTSVTANIPTYGVFKKGTTKTYVAYNPGTANVTVNFSDGFNMVVGPKQVLSSRGSNPCGTDTTAPSIPAGLTSPSKTSTSVNLSWSASTDNCGVASYEVYQNNALKTTVTGTTASITGLTANTAYTFKVRAKDNAGNLSAFTSDLSVTTNPPSPCDTDTTAPTTPGALSNPSKTDSSLTISWGASSDTCGVTAYEIYQNGVLKTTVSGTTTSTTITGLSANTSYAFKVRAKDAKNNLSAFNTEVSYTTSPITTPNLPGTVTTNGGAIANGTSKSFPVNVTSSGTYRLSIQSSSSVNSRLINVSFNGTNYDLAVDAGQTVIADFPNVGTGAKTIVITAKSDSVVIGSISGANLTGGNVCDTDTTAPTTPTGLTSPSKTSSSVNLSWSASSDNCGVTAYEVYQNGALKTTVTGTSASITGLTANTTYAFKVRAKDAKNNLSAFTADLNVTTSTGATNVPGVVSTNVGAIPNGTNKTFSLNVPTTSNVRILITSNSTFNSTSFTVNFNGTTIPLSVNAGQTVPIDFAGVGAGVKTLTITATSANVSIGKLETQTY